A single genomic interval of uncultured Desulfobacter sp. harbors:
- the hcp gene encoding hydroxylamine reductase — MFCYQCEQTFKGTGCTIQGVCGKKPEVAALQDLLIYSLMGLSQIAQEARKHGIVDEKAGIFTIQAAFSTLTNVNFDPADFFKMINTAVSLREGLKDRIREKTGNVDESCEAVTISPGPGMDEMIRQGEHVGIKTYPAKNPDILSLKHTVLYGIKGVSAYADHAQILGQTDDTVFEFIHRGLAAILKDDLSLDDWLMLTLECGKTALKAMELLDKGNTETYGHPVPTKVPLGYKKGKAILVSGHDLKDLEELLKQTQGKGINIYTHGEMLSTHGYPELKKYDHFYGQFATAWQLQTKDFPKFPGAILMTTNCLQRPQKSYQDNLFTSGMVGWPDIPHISDYNFQPVIDKALSLPGFSEDKITGQTTVGFARNAVLGVADKVIGAVKNGDIEHFFLVAGCDGAKPGRNYYTQFVEKVPMDCVVLTCACGKYRFFDKDLGDIGGIPRYLDAGQCNDAYSCVQIAKALAEAFDMEVNDLPLSLIISWYEQKAVCVLLALLYLGIKDIRLGPSLPAFITPNILDTLVKMFDIKPISTPDEDLDTILKQH; from the coding sequence ATGTTTTGCTACCAATGTGAACAAACGTTTAAGGGAACCGGATGTACCATCCAAGGTGTTTGTGGAAAAAAGCCCGAAGTTGCTGCCTTGCAGGACCTTTTAATCTATTCGCTGATGGGTTTGTCTCAAATTGCCCAGGAGGCACGCAAACACGGGATTGTCGATGAAAAAGCCGGTATTTTTACTATCCAGGCCGCTTTTTCGACATTGACAAACGTTAATTTTGATCCGGCCGATTTTTTTAAAATGATTAATACCGCCGTCTCCCTGAGAGAGGGGTTGAAAGATAGAATCAGAGAAAAAACAGGAAATGTAGACGAGTCATGCGAGGCCGTCACCATCAGCCCGGGCCCTGGTATGGATGAAATGATCCGGCAGGGAGAACATGTCGGAATAAAAACCTACCCGGCAAAAAATCCAGACATTCTATCTTTGAAGCATACTGTACTCTACGGCATTAAAGGTGTCAGCGCTTATGCAGATCATGCACAGATATTGGGACAGACCGATGACACGGTGTTTGAGTTTATCCACCGGGGACTTGCCGCCATACTCAAGGATGACTTGAGCCTGGATGACTGGTTGATGCTGACGTTGGAGTGCGGAAAAACAGCCTTAAAGGCTATGGAACTGCTTGATAAAGGCAACACGGAAACCTATGGACACCCCGTGCCGACCAAGGTTCCTTTAGGATACAAAAAAGGCAAGGCCATTCTGGTTTCAGGCCATGACTTGAAAGATCTTGAAGAGCTTCTTAAACAAACTCAGGGAAAAGGGATTAATATCTATACCCATGGCGAAATGCTGTCAACGCATGGATATCCTGAACTGAAAAAATATGATCACTTTTATGGACAATTCGCAACCGCATGGCAGCTGCAGACTAAAGATTTTCCCAAATTCCCAGGTGCGATTCTGATGACCACAAACTGCCTGCAAAGACCCCAAAAGTCATACCAGGACAATCTATTTACTTCAGGTATGGTGGGTTGGCCCGATATTCCTCATATTTCTGACTACAATTTTCAACCTGTTATTGACAAAGCCTTATCCCTGCCTGGATTTTCGGAAGACAAGATAACCGGTCAAACCACGGTCGGATTTGCGAGAAATGCCGTGCTGGGTGTGGCAGATAAAGTGATTGGTGCTGTAAAAAATGGAGATATCGAACATTTTTTTCTGGTTGCCGGTTGCGACGGAGCCAAACCGGGAAGGAACTACTACACCCAATTTGTTGAAAAAGTACCTATGGATTGTGTGGTGCTGACCTGTGCTTGCGGAAAATACCGTTTTTTTGACAAAGATCTTGGCGATATCGGCGGCATACCAAGATATCTGGATGCCGGTCAGTGCAATGATGCCTATTCCTGTGTTCAAATTGCCAAAGCACTTGCAGAGGCATTTGATATGGAGGTAAATGACCTGCCTTTATCACTTATTATATCCTGGTATGAACAAAAAGCGGTTTGTGTTCTACTTGCATTGCTTTATCTGGGGATCAAAGATATTCGACTGGGTCCGTCCCTGCCGGCGTTTATCACACCGAATATACTTGATACGCTGGTGAAAATGTTTGACATCAAACCCATATCCACACCCGATGAAGATCTTGATACCATTTTAAAACAACACTGA
- a CDS encoding NAD(P)/FAD-dependent oxidoreductase — protein sequence MPEYDVMIIGSGTAGQTAAYKLRDAGFKIGLVEHSPQPGGTCALRGCQAKKYFYEGAETVARSRHMENIGIKTPAQADWGQLLNAKKGFTQKVPENTVSGLEKKGIDFIRGHARFTGEKSLSVAGTNYTMTNAIVATGAAPASLPIPGIELALDSRGFLELETLPRRILFVGGGFISFEFAHFAARLGPSGCSCVILEAGPRPLGPFDEEMVALLTEASARENITVHCQVEITGIEKRGSGKMQVHTADNGVFDTDLVVHGAGRSPAIDDLDLENADVTYSKKGISVDRFMTTSNPRIYAVGDCADTIQLARVADAEAGAAAQNIQRRRNGMEANATVAYSSVPSLLFTYPQYGMVGQTENKLKEKAISYSKSQSMRLEWPTYKRVGLTSAAYKILVGDQGEILGAHILSDSASGMIQTFSLAMKNNISVHKLHEQCILAPYPSRESDLIYMLNSFVSGN from the coding sequence ATGCCTGAATATGATGTGATGATAATCGGCTCTGGAACAGCCGGACAGACCGCTGCGTACAAGCTGAGGGATGCGGGTTTTAAGATAGGACTGGTGGAACATAGCCCACAACCTGGTGGAACATGTGCCCTGCGGGGATGTCAAGCAAAAAAGTATTTCTACGAAGGCGCTGAGACCGTTGCCCGGTCCAGACATATGGAAAATATCGGTATCAAAACGCCTGCACAGGCGGATTGGGGTCAGCTTCTCAATGCCAAGAAGGGATTTACGCAAAAAGTCCCTGAAAATACCGTTAGCGGTCTTGAAAAAAAGGGAATTGATTTCATCAGAGGGCATGCCCGGTTCACCGGAGAAAAAAGTTTGTCCGTGGCGGGTACCAATTATACGATGACCAATGCAATTGTGGCTACCGGTGCGGCACCTGCATCTTTACCCATTCCAGGTATTGAACTGGCATTGGACAGCCGGGGCTTTTTGGAACTGGAAACGCTGCCCCGCAGAATTCTTTTTGTGGGAGGCGGTTTTATTTCTTTTGAATTTGCTCATTTTGCAGCCCGGCTTGGCCCTTCAGGCTGCAGCTGCGTCATATTGGAAGCAGGTCCCCGGCCTTTAGGTCCATTTGATGAAGAGATGGTCGCCTTGTTAACCGAGGCATCGGCCCGGGAAAATATTACAGTCCATTGTCAGGTGGAAATTACCGGTATTGAAAAAAGAGGGTCAGGAAAAATGCAGGTTCACACTGCGGATAACGGTGTTTTTGACACCGATCTTGTGGTTCATGGTGCCGGCCGTTCTCCGGCGATTGATGATCTCGATCTTGAAAACGCCGACGTTACGTATTCAAAAAAAGGGATTTCAGTTGACCGTTTCATGACCACCAGCAACCCCCGAATTTATGCCGTGGGAGATTGTGCGGATACGATTCAACTGGCCCGGGTGGCCGATGCCGAAGCTGGTGCGGCTGCTCAAAATATTCAAAGACGGCGCAACGGGATGGAGGCAAATGCCACTGTGGCATATTCATCAGTCCCATCACTTCTGTTTACCTATCCCCAGTACGGTATGGTGGGCCAAACTGAAAACAAGCTGAAAGAAAAGGCGATTTCATATAGTAAAAGCCAGAGCATGAGGCTGGAATGGCCCACATACAAACGGGTGGGATTAACATCCGCCGCCTACAAAATACTGGTCGGGGATCAAGGAGAGATTCTGGGCGCACATATTCTTTCAGACAGCGCTTCCGGTATGATCCAAACCTTTTCACTGGCAATGAAAAACAATATATCTGTTCATAAACTTCATGAACAATGTATTCTTGCACCGTACCCTTCCCGGGAAAGCGATCTGATCTATATGTTGAATTCCTTTGTCTCGGGAAACTAA
- a CDS encoding nitroreductase family protein: protein MFIELLRKRRSIRQFEDKPVSSEHCDILIEAALRSPSSRGFNPWQFVVVKDKNRIAQLSEAKSHGSTFLKNAPLAIVVCADTSKSDVWIEDASIAAIIIHLAAADLGLGSCWAQMRLRTRDDGSSASDYISNILDLPEHIQVEAIIGIGHPADEMDGHGKNTLLYDQVSYEKFGQRS, encoded by the coding sequence ATGTTTATTGAACTATTACGTAAAAGAAGAAGCATCCGGCAGTTTGAGGATAAACCCGTAAGTTCCGAACATTGCGATATTCTGATCGAAGCCGCACTTCGGTCTCCAAGTTCCAGGGGCTTTAATCCATGGCAGTTTGTGGTGGTAAAAGATAAGAACCGTATCGCACAATTGTCCGAGGCCAAATCCCATGGCTCCACTTTTTTAAAAAATGCGCCGTTGGCCATCGTTGTGTGTGCCGATACATCCAAAAGCGATGTCTGGATTGAGGATGCCTCCATTGCCGCTATTATTATTCATCTGGCTGCTGCGGATTTGGGATTGGGCTCCTGCTGGGCGCAGATGCGTCTTCGTACCCGTGACGACGGTTCCTCGGCCTCGGATTATATTTCAAACATTCTTGATCTGCCGGAACATATCCAGGTGGAGGCGATTATAGGCATCGGCCATCCTGCCGATGAAATGGATGGACATGGTAAGAACACGCTTTTATATGATCAGGTCAGTTATGAAAAATTCGGTCAGCGCAGTTAA
- a CDS encoding TrkA C-terminal domain-containing protein: MIAIISLLVVVFLSILITRIATIALTHTGLTRESAKFQARSAFSGAGFTTEESEMVVRHPVRRKIVMILILIGNAGIVAAISSLILTFVKQSTDSDLTIRVIFLVTGLLGLWLVASSKWADRWLSIIVERLLNRYTNLNVKDYASLLHLTGEYRLVELNIRKNDWVDGKKLSDIRLRDEGINVLGIRKSDGDYVGNPIGETRIEQKDTLVVYGRIEAIEKVDLRKKGVRGDIDHVKAVKKQKQEVFKEKKKEKKQTG; this comes from the coding sequence TTGATTGCCATTATTTCTTTACTGGTTGTCGTGTTTCTGTCGATTCTGATTACCCGGATCGCTACCATCGCGTTGACCCACACCGGTCTGACCCGGGAATCGGCAAAATTTCAGGCAAGAAGTGCCTTTTCCGGAGCTGGATTCACTACGGAAGAATCGGAAATGGTGGTTCGCCACCCTGTCCGGCGAAAAATTGTCATGATCCTGATTCTCATCGGGAATGCCGGTATTGTGGCAGCCATTTCATCTCTGATCCTGACATTTGTCAAGCAGTCAACTGATTCTGATTTAACGATCCGGGTGATTTTTCTGGTGACGGGACTTCTTGGTCTCTGGCTTGTGGCCAGCAGCAAATGGGCGGATCGATGGCTTTCCATCATTGTTGAACGGCTTCTAAACAGATATACCAACTTGAATGTTAAGGATTATGCCAGTCTGCTGCACTTGACCGGTGAATACCGTCTGGTTGAACTCAACATTCGCAAGAATGACTGGGTAGACGGAAAAAAATTGTCCGACATTCGGCTCAGGGATGAAGGCATCAATGTGCTGGGCATCAGAAAATCGGACGGTGATTATGTCGGTAACCCCATAGGCGAAACCCGGATTGAGCAAAAAGACACACTTGTGGTTTATGGCCGTATAGAGGCGATCGAAAAAGTTGATCTCCGAAAAAAAGGTGTCCGGGGTGATATTGATCATGTCAAAGCGGTTAAGAAGCAAAAACAGGAAGTTTTCAAAGAAAAGAAAAAAGAAAAAAAACAAACAGGTTGA
- a CDS encoding NAD-binding protein has translation MRIVFSGASPLTLTAARALIKAHEVIIIERDKDKIDELSEEMDCSFLHGDATTPGILKEVNPETCDFLFCLCNEDQTNIITSLLGRSLGFKRVVTNIEQPELEQMCREIGLEDIIIPVQATTRHLENMIKGLDQVDISSVLKFGARLFTVNAGRDEAVTAEELKLPASAKIIFYYRDETLHFSDEDTRFKKGDEIIVLCNTDTLPELIDRYNKS, from the coding sequence ATGAGAATCGTATTTTCAGGGGCCTCACCCCTGACCCTCACTGCGGCCCGGGCTTTGATAAAGGCCCATGAAGTGATCATTATCGAAAGAGACAAAGACAAGATTGACGAGCTCTCGGAAGAGATGGACTGCAGCTTTCTCCATGGGGATGCTACAACTCCGGGCATACTCAAGGAGGTTAATCCGGAAACCTGTGATTTTTTGTTTTGTCTGTGTAACGAAGACCAGACCAATATCATCACCTCTCTGCTCGGCCGGTCCTTGGGATTTAAACGGGTCGTCACCAATATCGAGCAACCCGAATTGGAGCAGATGTGCCGGGAAATCGGCCTGGAAGATATCATCATACCGGTTCAGGCAACCACCCGTCACCTGGAAAACATGATCAAGGGATTGGATCAGGTTGACATTTCATCGGTTTTAAAATTTGGGGCCCGTCTTTTTACCGTCAATGCGGGCAGGGATGAAGCCGTAACGGCTGAAGAACTCAAGCTGCCGGCATCTGCCAAGATTATTTTTTACTATCGGGATGAAACGCTTCATTTCTCAGATGAAGACACCCGATTTAAAAAAGGGGATGAAATCATCGTCCTCTGTAACACCGATACATTGCCGGAACTGATCGATCGCTATAATAAGAGTTGA
- a CDS encoding transporter substrate-binding domain-containing protein — MSRMSKLFFLIVVIPLFWSVLNDAHSMEGTDSSIVVAIILEDWPLQYSVDKKTGQPKGFAIDIMEKVAELSGMDIHYISVQNWAEANRLAEKFETIIFPNCGISDERSKQYDFTTPYETSSLGVFFRKTTPCVNSIAGLSGKKVGAVETNLGVDFIKEKIKTDVTLEVYPSLEKMIMALLSGTVDGIVYSSEHVWNIVRRSGLEGDIKYCFGPIMEIKRAIAITKGNPILLEKLDTGLQQLMTSGEFKVIYEKWFSKPPPFWTAKRFLTLAGIFAGFVVLAGLLWRHGMIVKSNQAKSEIIARLKQAEKEQARSEALHRNLINTIPDLIWLKDLNGVYLSCNQKFEQFFGAKESEIIGRTDYDFIDKDLADFFRRHDNKALKLKKPSRNEEILTFASNGYTGIFETIKSPMYDNDGDIIGILGIARDISRRKKMESGLEKNKKRLISAQRIGRLGNWEYDISTNQIWGSEEARRIYGFDPACDNFTLDEIEACIIERERVHKALTDLIQYDKPYDIEFEINPADGDPPVRTIKSTAELLRDNHGQPRKVVGVIQDISKWKKAETEKIKLTNQLRQAQKMEAIGTLAGGIAHDFNNILAAIIGFCELAFFDVEDGSDVQNDLNEIYAAGHRAKDLVKQILAFSRQSEEEIVPVQVKSIMKEIVSLLKASIPSSIEIKTFIESKSFIKGNPTQIHQVILNLCTNAAYAMEENGGILMLSLKDVEIKEPLSVNPLHEIMPGKYLEIVVSDTGEGIAPDVMDSIFEPYFTTKPHDEGTGLGLALVHGIVHSCAGAVTVSSEVGKGSVFKVLFPVIEIKKSQLTDVIEELPTGTERILFVDDEMSITRMVERALRQLGYSIVVQTSSLAALEMFQSGPDEFDMVITDMTMPKMSGEKLAMALLEIRPELPIILCTGFSKNISEQKALNAGIRAFLYKPVNTTELAKTIRTVFDEAKTKS; from the coding sequence ATGTCTCGTATGTCAAAACTGTTCTTTTTAATAGTTGTAATACCTCTGTTTTGGTCTGTGCTGAATGATGCCCATTCTATGGAAGGAACTGATTCATCCATAGTCGTTGCTATTATTTTAGAAGACTGGCCTTTACAATACTCTGTAGACAAAAAAACAGGCCAACCAAAGGGATTTGCAATAGACATCATGGAAAAGGTCGCTGAGTTGAGCGGCATGGATATCCATTACATCAGTGTTCAAAACTGGGCCGAAGCAAATAGACTGGCTGAAAAATTTGAAACCATCATTTTTCCCAATTGCGGTATATCTGATGAACGGTCAAAACAATACGATTTTACAACGCCCTATGAAACTTCTTCACTGGGTGTTTTTTTTCGCAAAACAACTCCTTGCGTCAACTCCATAGCCGGACTTTCAGGTAAAAAAGTGGGAGCAGTGGAAACAAATCTTGGTGTTGATTTCATTAAAGAAAAAATAAAAACGGATGTAACACTTGAGGTGTATCCGTCGTTGGAAAAAATGATCATGGCACTGCTGTCAGGTACGGTGGATGGCATTGTCTATTCGTCGGAACATGTGTGGAATATTGTCAGAAGATCAGGGCTTGAAGGTGACATTAAATATTGTTTCGGCCCGATTATGGAAATCAAGCGGGCAATCGCCATAACAAAGGGAAATCCAATTTTGCTTGAAAAACTCGATACGGGTTTGCAACAGTTAATGACGTCAGGTGAATTTAAAGTAATTTACGAAAAATGGTTTTCAAAACCACCCCCTTTTTGGACCGCCAAACGGTTTTTGACATTAGCAGGGATTTTCGCAGGATTTGTTGTCTTGGCGGGTTTATTGTGGCGGCATGGAATGATAGTAAAATCAAATCAAGCCAAATCAGAAATCATTGCCAGGTTAAAGCAGGCTGAGAAGGAACAAGCCAGATCCGAGGCCCTTCATCGAAATCTGATCAATACAATACCCGATTTAATCTGGCTAAAAGATTTAAATGGTGTGTATTTGAGTTGCAATCAAAAGTTTGAACAATTTTTTGGCGCCAAAGAATCTGAAATTATCGGCAGGACGGATTATGATTTTATAGACAAAGATTTGGCTGATTTTTTTCGCCGTCATGATAACAAGGCCCTGAAACTTAAAAAACCCAGCAGGAACGAGGAAATACTGACTTTTGCTTCAAACGGCTACACCGGTATCTTTGAGACGATCAAATCCCCTATGTATGACAATGACGGAGATATTATAGGAATCCTTGGGATTGCCCGGGATATCTCCAGACGAAAAAAAATGGAATCCGGACTGGAAAAAAATAAAAAAAGACTTATTAGTGCTCAGCGCATCGGCCGGCTGGGCAATTGGGAATATGATATTTCAACAAATCAGATTTGGGGGTCGGAAGAGGCAAGGCGAATTTATGGATTTGACCCGGCATGTGACAATTTTACACTTGATGAAATCGAGGCCTGCATTATCGAACGGGAACGGGTTCATAAAGCACTCACTGACCTGATACAATATGATAAACCGTATGACATCGAATTTGAAATCAATCCTGCCGACGGTGATCCGCCTGTCAGAACCATCAAGTCTACGGCAGAACTTCTCAGGGATAATCATGGACAACCAAGAAAAGTCGTCGGTGTTATTCAGGACATTTCAAAATGGAAAAAAGCGGAAACTGAAAAAATTAAGCTAACCAATCAACTGCGGCAGGCTCAGAAAATGGAAGCGATCGGCACGTTAGCCGGCGGCATTGCCCATGATTTTAACAATATTCTTGCAGCCATTATCGGTTTTTGTGAATTGGCGTTTTTCGACGTTGAGGACGGTAGCGATGTCCAAAATGACCTTAATGAAATTTATGCGGCAGGGCATCGGGCAAAAGACCTGGTTAAGCAAATCCTTGCTTTTTCCAGGCAGTCCGAGGAAGAAATTGTCCCTGTTCAAGTGAAATCCATCATGAAGGAAATTGTATCTTTATTAAAAGCATCAATCCCTTCTTCAATTGAAATTAAAACATTCATCGAGAGTAAATCCTTCATCAAGGGAAATCCGACTCAAATCCACCAGGTGATATTGAACCTGTGCACCAATGCCGCCTATGCCATGGAGGAAAATGGCGGAATCTTGATGCTATCGCTTAAAGATGTTGAAATTAAAGAGCCCTTGAGTGTGAATCCTTTGCATGAAATAATGCCTGGAAAATATTTGGAAATCGTAGTTTCCGATACCGGGGAGGGTATTGCGCCCGATGTTATGGATTCAATTTTTGAACCGTATTTTACCACCAAACCCCATGACGAAGGAACCGGACTGGGCCTGGCATTGGTTCACGGCATTGTCCATAGTTGCGCTGGGGCGGTAACCGTCTCAAGCGAGGTTGGTAAAGGCAGTGTTTTCAAGGTGTTGTTTCCCGTAATCGAGATCAAAAAATCCCAATTAACCGACGTTATCGAAGAATTGCCCACCGGTACCGAGCGTATTTTATTTGTTGATGATGAAATGTCGATTACTCGAATGGTGGAACGTGCGCTCAGACAACTGGGGTACTCGATTGTGGTTCAAACAAGCAGCCTGGCGGCATTGGAAATGTTCCAGTCCGGTCCGGATGAGTTTGACATGGTCATTACAGACATGACCATGCCCAAAATGTCCGGGGAAAAACTGGCGATGGCCCTGTTGGAAATCCGGCCGGAACTTCCCATTATTCTCTGTACCGGCTTCAGTAAAAATATTTCTGAACAAAAGGCGCTTAACGCCGGGATCCGTGCCTTTTTATATAAACCGGTGAACACCACCGAACTTGCCAAAACCATTCGAACCGTGTTTGATGAGGCCAAAACCAAAAGTTGA
- a CDS encoding BON domain-containing protein — translation MQPSEEQIKKNVIDQLRWDSRVEISNLKVDVSGGEVKVSGTIPTWRMREIVNMDVLDVAGVTYLVNNLKVQSGSFVTLPADEQIKKAIEEMLNRDPDINAENIIITVNQGNLSLSGTVKAVWQKLKTEEIASSVNGVLQVQNKLAVAPTGTYADQAISEDIMAAFTRNIHIDAQDVSLKVENQIVSMSGKVPNWKAYYAARDIAVYTRGVIDVQNNLWVQ, via the coding sequence ATGCAACCGTCTGAAGAACAAATTAAAAAAAATGTGATTGATCAGCTTAGGTGGGACAGCCGCGTTGAAATTTCAAATCTAAAGGTTGATGTTTCAGGAGGTGAAGTCAAGGTGAGTGGAACCATACCCACCTGGCGCATGCGCGAAATCGTTAATATGGACGTACTGGATGTGGCCGGCGTCACTTATTTGGTAAACAACCTTAAGGTCCAATCCGGTTCTTTTGTAACCCTTCCGGCAGATGAACAGATAAAAAAAGCCATTGAAGAAATGTTAAACCGGGATCCGGATATTAATGCTGAAAATATTATCATAACAGTGAATCAGGGGAACCTCTCCCTGAGCGGCACTGTAAAGGCTGTATGGCAAAAGCTAAAGACTGAAGAAATCGCTTCCAGTGTAAACGGCGTTCTTCAAGTTCAAAACAAACTGGCGGTTGCACCCACGGGAACTTATGCAGACCAAGCTATTTCAGAAGATATCATGGCCGCGTTCACGCGGAATATCCATATCGATGCCCAGGATGTCAGCCTGAAGGTCGAAAATCAAATCGTTTCCATGTCCGGTAAGGTGCCGAACTGGAAAGCCTATTACGCTGCTCGTGACATTGCGGTTTACACCCGGGGAGTCATCGACGTTCAAAATAATTTGTGGGTCCAATGA
- a CDS encoding AarF/UbiB family protein: MQINDLRKLGRFKDIVAILAKYGFDDIVLRLDVPGSGLLRKMHPVETGKSGYERFRAAIEDLGPTCIKFGQIMSLRPDLLPLEVLAELEKLQDDVPAAEYTDIESVVQENLGVPIRELFSRFDKEPIAAASLSQVHRAVLRREKAFVAVKVQRPDIEKTIKLDLDILEGIAGFLDQQFEDLRTYDLPELVRVTRRNMIKELDFTQERNNMEIARSYISETSYVIPVTYEQYSNDKVLVMELIQGKNFKDLCSASGWDRERIALKGLKSGVKQILDDGFFHADPHPGNLLITEDMNLCIIDWGLVGRLTEKDRFQLISLLKAFVEKDSEALVRIFLKICDTGGRNVDAERIERELMEILDNYHAVPIKDINVGRFLMSMTALMRAHHLGVPSNLSLMFKALLTAEGSARLVYPELDIVSEIGDYVHSLVKKRYRPEVIWRSVRNSLASLWYSQRQIPEQLGRVVGRLEQGKLGFRFRMEKLEQLVDSLESASNRLTAGIITGAIIMGSSMIITTGVGPFLFGFPALGVIGYIVSVVLGLWLIYTILKTRPH; this comes from the coding sequence ATGCAGATAAATGATTTAAGAAAGCTTGGCCGGTTCAAGGATATTGTTGCTATTTTAGCGAAATACGGGTTTGATGATATTGTTCTGCGCCTCGATGTGCCCGGATCGGGACTGCTTCGAAAGATGCATCCCGTGGAGACCGGCAAAAGCGGTTATGAACGATTTAGAGCGGCCATTGAAGATCTCGGTCCCACCTGTATAAAATTCGGACAGATCATGAGCCTGCGTCCCGACCTGCTTCCCCTGGAGGTTCTGGCGGAACTGGAAAAGCTTCAAGACGACGTTCCGGCTGCTGAATATACTGACATTGAGTCGGTGGTCCAGGAAAATCTGGGGGTGCCGATCAGGGAGCTGTTTTCCCGTTTTGACAAGGAACCGATTGCCGCCGCGTCCCTGTCCCAGGTACACCGGGCGGTTCTTCGCCGGGAGAAAGCGTTTGTCGCCGTAAAAGTGCAGCGTCCGGATATTGAAAAAACAATAAAACTCGACCTGGACATACTCGAGGGCATCGCCGGATTTCTGGATCAGCAGTTTGAGGACCTGCGGACCTATGATTTGCCTGAACTGGTTCGCGTGACCCGCCGGAACATGATTAAAGAACTTGATTTTACACAGGAGCGGAACAATATGGAAATTGCCCGTTCCTATATTTCCGAGACAAGTTATGTCATTCCTGTTACCTATGAACAATACTCCAATGACAAGGTCCTGGTCATGGAATTGATCCAGGGCAAAAATTTCAAAGATCTATGTTCGGCGTCCGGATGGGACCGGGAGCGAATTGCATTAAAAGGGCTGAAATCGGGGGTCAAACAGATACTTGACGATGGCTTTTTTCATGCCGATCCCCATCCCGGCAATTTGCTGATCACCGAAGATATGAATCTGTGTATCATTGACTGGGGATTGGTGGGCAGACTTACCGAAAAAGACCGATTCCAGCTGATTTCGTTGCTCAAGGCGTTTGTGGAAAAGGACAGCGAAGCATTGGTGCGTATTTTTTTAAAAATCTGCGATACCGGGGGGCGTAACGTTGATGCCGAAAGAATTGAACGAGAACTCATGGAAATTCTGGACAATTACCATGCCGTGCCCATCAAGGATATCAATGTGGGCCGGTTCCTGATGAGCATGACGGCTTTGATGAGAGCGCATCATCTGGGTGTGCCGTCCAATTTGAGCCTCATGTTCAAAGCCTTGTTGACGGCCGAGGGCTCGGCCCGGCTGGTTTATCCTGAACTCGATATTGTTTCCGAAATCGGCGACTATGTCCACAGCCTGGTAAAAAAACGGTATAGGCCGGAGGTAATATGGCGAAGCGTACGCAATTCATTGGCGTCCCTCTGGTATTCCCAGCGGCAGATACCGGAGCAGCTGGGCCGGGTGGTCGGCAGACTCGAGCAGGGCAAGCTGGGATTCAGGTTTCGCATGGAAAAGCTTGAACAACTGGTCGACAGCCTGGAAAGTGCCTCAAATCGCTTGACAGCGGGTATCATCACCGGGGCCATCATCATGGGATCATCCATGATCATCACCACCGGGGTTGGCCCGTTTCTTTTCGGTTTTCCCGCGCTCGGGGTTATCGGTTATATCGTATCCGTGGTGCTGGGGCTGTGGCTGATTTACACCATACTCAAAACCAGACCGCATTAG
- a CDS encoding STAS/SEC14 domain-containing protein — protein MPYAFDEIQLTEEPGGTLVTLVFQDTLKKEDYEYFVPQVEKIMESRDKIRMLIQLKDFKGWSAGALWEETKFGARHFTDIDRLAIVGDKAWEKTMAGFIAPFTGAEVKYFDMMDLHLAKGWVSQP, from the coding sequence ATGCCCTATGCATTCGACGAAATACAACTCACCGAGGAACCAGGCGGGACTCTTGTAACCCTGGTGTTCCAGGATACGCTGAAAAAAGAGGATTACGAGTATTTTGTTCCCCAGGTGGAAAAAATCATGGAATCCCGGGACAAAATCCGTATGCTGATTCAGCTTAAGGACTTCAAAGGCTGGTCCGCCGGCGCCTTGTGGGAAGAAACCAAATTCGGCGCCCGTCACTTCACCGACATCGACCGGTTGGCTATTGTAGGGGACAAGGCGTGGGAAAAGACCATGGCCGGATTCATCGCCCCCTTCACCGGAGCCGAGGTAAAATATTTTGACATGATGGACCTGCACCTGGCCAAAGGGTGGGTCAGTCAACCTTAA